AAGTACGGTGTGGGGCAACACCGTTGGCACCAATACGGTGGCGGGCACCGGCAGCGGCAATTCGCAATCGTGGATCGTGTATGGCCAGGTGCCTGCACAAACCACACCGCCTGCCGGCACCTACAGCGACACCATTACGGTGACCGTCACGTACTGACCGGAAAGCTCACGGCTACGGCATCTGCCGTTGCAGCTTCGCCAGCGGCTTGCCGGATGCGTCGAGCAGGATGAGATTGTCGCCGTTTCGCTCGACGCGCGTGGTGTGTTGCAGCGCGTCCAGCACGCCGCGTTCCACTTGCATCGCGCCGGCGGGCGTGAGGCAGGCCATCCGGGTCGACATGGCTTGGCCGAATTTCGCGCTGCCGTCCGCGCCGGTTTCGAACGATGCGCCGTAGGCGTTGCAGCCGGTCCGCCCGGATGCACGGCTGCCATGCAGGCGCAGCGTCGCGTTCACGCCGCCGGGCACAGCGGTTCCATTCACTTCGACGAAGCGCCATTCGGTGCCGTCGAGACTGCCTTGCGCCGTCGCCGCCGGCGCAGCAGCGGAAGCTGACGGCGGCGGCACCGGATCACGCGCGGCTTGCGCGGCGCAACCGGTCACGGCCAAGGCCGCCATCAACATCAAGGGAATCGGACGCATGGCATGGCCTCCACGTGATGAGGCCACCAAGGCTATGCCCGCGAGGCTGAATCTAGGGTTGCGTGCGCTCGTAGATCAGGTCGGCGCGCGACGCATGGCCGCCGCGCGCGGCGCCGCCCGCACGTTCGACCAATTGCCCGTCGACCACGTCGACGTGTTTCACGAACGCCGCGTTTTCGACGGCGCCATCGGGCAGATGCAAACGGCTCGCGGTGCCGATGCCAGTCACGACGTAGCCATCGAGGTTCAGCGGTTTGCCCGGCGTCACGCGATCTTCCAAAAATGCATCCAGCGCGGCGCGACCGCCCTTGCGTTCCACTTCACGCAATTTCTCCGGCACCACCAGCCACGCATGGCCATCCGCATGCCAGCTCAGGAACCGCGCATCGCCCTTCGCATCCACCAGCAGCGCGCCGTCCTGGTCGACGCCGAGGCCCGTGACCGCAGCGGTGTGATGGTCCTTCGCGGTGCGCGCGACGAACGCCAGCAGCCGGCCAAGCCTCTCGCGCTGCTCGAAATGCGTGTCGGTGACGATGCCGCGCAACGGCGCCAGCGTGATGAAATGGTCGACCAGCGTCACCGCCGGACCATCTGGATCGCGCAACGCTTCCGGCGACGTGATGCTGCCGCCGTCCATCGCGCCGTAACCCCACTCGCCGAGGATCGCCAGCCCCGCGCTGGTGCCACCGAGCGGCTTGCCCGCGCGCACGTGCGCGCTGATCAGCTTGCCGAGCGGCGTGCCTTTCCAGAAGCGCACGTAATTCGCCTGGTCACCGCCGGCGATGAAAATGCCGTCGGCATGTTTCACGATCGCCAGCACGCGCGGATCGCTGGCCGGTGCGCGCGCGTGGAAGATCAACGTCTGCACGGACGCGACGCCGCCGATGTCGTGGTAGATCCAGTTCTGCAATTCGTCGTCGCCCGACGCGCGCAGGATCACGATGTGTCCGTGTCCCGCCTGCGCCGCGAACCACTTGAAAGCTTCGTCGATCTCGCGGCCGCCGCCCATCAGCAGCAATCCGGGCGAGGTCTT
The genomic region above belongs to Rhodanobacteraceae bacterium and contains:
- a CDS encoding isoaspartyl aminopeptidase, producing the protein MKVRTRYSLSGLLLLACAMLLCPAVAFAQDQGKACEHFSVGDVAAKTPGKTSPGLLLMGGGREIDEAFKWFAAQAGHGHIVILRASGDDELQNWIYHDIGGVASVQTLIFHARAPASDPRVLAIVKHADGIFIAGGDQANYVRFWKGTPLGKLISAHVRAGKPLGGTSAGLAILGEWGYGAMDGGSITSPEALRDPDGPAVTLVDHFITLAPLRGIVTDTHFEQRERLGRLLAFVARTAKDHHTAAVTGLGVDQDGALLVDAKGDARFLSWHADGHAWLVVPEKLREVERKGGRAALDAFLEDRVTPGKPLNLDGYVVTGIGTASRLHLPDGAVENAAFVKHVDVVDGQLVERAGGAARGGHASRADLIYERTQP